The genomic DNA GGAGGGCGAGGGGCGCGCCGGCGACGCCGACGAGACGGATGGTGCGGCGGCAGCCGGGGCCGCGGGTGTGCTCGACGCCGCGCCCGAGGGTGAGGCAGCACCCGACCCGGACGACGAGGCCTCGGCGGTCCCGCAGCCCGCCGTCACCAGGAGGGCGGCCACGACGGCCCCGGTCCGCATCCGCCAGCTACCCACGTCCGGGAGCGTAGGCAGGCCTGCTGTGCGCACCATGTGGACCGGCGCAGGAGGTCGACGAGCCCCCGGAGGGCGAGCGTCGCGGACGGGGACCGGCGGATGCGGGTGCATACGTGACGAATGACACCAGTGAGGGCACTGGCCTTACTCGCGCCTCGTGGGGCCCTCCCCGTATCGTGGCGGGGTGGCAACAACGACGCTGACCACGTCGCAACGTGCGGCGCGGTCCACGGTCGCGCTCAAGGCCTTGATGGCCGTCAGCGGGATCATCCTCATCGGTTACCTCCTCGCGCACATGTACGGCAACCTCAAGGTGTTCGCCGGACAGGCGGCCTTCGACGAGTACGCGCACCACCTGCGCACCATCGGCGAGCCGGTGCTGCCCCACACGGGGCTGCTCTGGGTCATCCGCGTGGTGCTGCTGGTCGCGGTCGTCGCCCACGCGTACGCGGCCTTCAAGCTCTGGAAGCGCAACCACCACGGCCGGGGCGGCGCCAAGCGCTACCACGCGCCGCGGGCGGCCCGCGGCGTCCAGCGCTCGTACAGCTCGTTCACGCTGCGCTGGGGCGGCATCATCATCGCCCTCTTCGTCATCTTCCACCTGCTGAACTTCACCTGGCAGGTGATCAACCCCGGCGGCGCCTCCGACAGCCCCTACCAGCGGGTGGTCAACGGCTTCAGCGTCTGGTGGCTGGTCGCGGTCTACACGATCGCCATGCTCGCCGTGGGCTTCCACCTGCGGCACGGCACCTGGAGCGCGCTGACCACGCTCGGCGCGAACACCTCGACGGTGGCCCGCCACCGCCTGAACCTCATCGCGTACGCCGTCGCCGGCGTCGTCACGGTGGGCTTCCTTCTTCCTCCCTTCTCCATCCTGGTCGGGCTGGTCAGGTGACGTCACTGACCGTCCGTCCGGACCCCGAAAGGACCCGGGTGACCCGATGACCGACGACAAGCAGCACGAGAGCCTGGGCGACAGGGTGCTCGACACCGTGCGCCACGCGGCCGACTCGGTGAAGGACTCGGTGGGCGACCTGGTCAACTCGGTCGACGCCGACTCCCTCTTCGACCAGGGCGAGGACATCGCCGACACCAAGGCACCGAAGGTCGACATCGCGGCCCGCTGGGACGAGCGCAAGTTCAGCGCCAAGCTGGTCAACCCGGCCAACCGGCGCAAGCTCAGCGTGATCATCGTCGGTACCGGTCTCGCGGGGGCCTCCGCCGCCGCGACGCTCGGCGAGGCCGGCTACAAGGTCACGAGCTTCTGCTACCAGGACAGCCCGCGCCGGGCGCACTCGATCGCCGCCCAGGGCGGCATCAACGCGGCCAAGAACTACCGCAACGACGGCGACTCGGTCTACCGGCTCTTCTACGACACCGTGAAGGGCGGCGACTTCCGGGCGCGGGAGTCGAACGTCTACCGCCTCGCCCAGGTCAGCACCAACATCATCGACCAGTGCGTCGCCCAGGGCGTGCCCTTCGCCCGCGAGTACGGCGGCCTGCTCGACAACCGCTCCTTCGGCGGCGTCCAGGTCTCGCGCACCTTCTACGCCCGCGGCCAGACGGGCCAGCAGCTGCTGCTCGGCGCCTACCAGGCCCTCGAGCGCCAGATCGCGGCCGGCACCGTCACCATGCACACCCGCCACGAGATGCTCGAGCTGGTCGTCGTCGACGGCAAGGCCCGCGGCGTGGTCGTGCGCGACATGGTCACCGGCGAGATCGAGAGCCACACCGCCGACGTGGTCGTGCTGGCCAGCGGCGGCTACGGCAACGTCTTCTACCTCTCGACCAACGCGATGGGCTGCAACGTCACGGCCACGTGGCGAGCGCACCGCAAGGGCGCCTACTTCGGCAACCCCTGCTACACCCAGATCCACCCGACCTGCATCCCCGTGAGCGGCGACTACCAGTCCAAGCTCACGCTGATGAGCGAGTCGCTCCGCAACGACGGCCGCATCTGGGTGCCCAAG from Microlunatus sagamiharensis includes the following:
- a CDS encoding succinate dehydrogenase cytochrome b subunit, which codes for MATTTLTTSQRAARSTVALKALMAVSGIILIGYLLAHMYGNLKVFAGQAAFDEYAHHLRTIGEPVLPHTGLLWVIRVVLLVAVVAHAYAAFKLWKRNHHGRGGAKRYHAPRAARGVQRSYSSFTLRWGGIIIALFVIFHLLNFTWQVINPGGASDSPYQRVVNGFSVWWLVAVYTIAMLAVGFHLRHGTWSALTTLGANTSTVARHRLNLIAYAVAGVVTVGFLLPPFSILVGLVR